The sequence below is a genomic window from Pseudomonadales bacterium.
GGTCATGGCGGCTATGTTGGCTGAAATTAAATCTCGTGTCTTGTTGCCGCGTTCTTCTGAAGCAGAAGAAGACGAGGAGGATCCTCGTGCGCAATTGATTCGTCGTTTGCAAGAGTACGAGCGATTCAAACAAGCAGCTGAAGATTTGGATGCATTGCCGCGAGAGGGGCGCGAAGTGTTTATTGGTGGCGCAGAGCCGCCAGAGCGCGAAAGTCGCCGTGCAGATCCCGCTGTTGATATGAAAGAGCTGCTGCTTGCTTTAGCAGAAGTTTTGCGTCGTGCCGATATGTTTGAAAGCCATCAGGTTGAGAGAGAGCGTTTATCGACGCGTGAACGAATGTCGCAAGTTTTAGAAAAATTAAAAGATGGCCAGTTCATGCCTTTTGTAACCTTATTTACTCTCAAAGAGGGCAAGTTGGGTGTGGTGGTAACTTTTCTTGCTGTCATGGAATTAGTCAAAGAATCACTGATTGAGCTTTTGCAAACAGAAACCTACGGCCCTATTCATGTTCGTGCAAAAACGAGTTGATAGCAGCTGTTCACAATAGTGATAAAAATATGAGTCAATTTGATAAAGTACAGCTTAAGAAAATTGTGGAAGGTTTGTTGCTTGCCAGCAATGAACCGCTCTCTGTTAAACGCATTGCAGAAGTGTTTGCTGACCAAGAAGTGTTTGGTGATGCAGAAAAACCAGATGCTGAAGAAATTCAAGCAGCGATTGAAGAAATTGCGGCTGATTGCCGAGACCACGGCTTTGAGTTGAAAGAAGTGGCAACGGGTTGGCGCTATCAAGTGCGGCAGGAATTTGCATTGTGGGTAGGGCGTTTGTGGGAAGAAAAACCGGTTCGCTACTCGCGCGCAATTTTGGAAACGCTGGCGTTGATTGCCTATCGTCAGCCGATTACACGCGGTGATATCGAAGAAATTCGTGGTGTAGCGGTAAGTACCGCCATCATAAAAACACTGATGGAAAGGCAGTGGGTGCGTATCGTTGGGCATCGTGATGTGCCGGGTCGCCCTGCGCTGTATGCCACTACGCGTCAATTTTTAGATTATTTCAATCTCAAAAGTTTGGATGAGTTGCCATCGTTAAGTGAAATTCGCGATATCGATAAAATCAATGCTGAACTGGATTTTGGTCAAGACCAGCAAGTCATAGAAGCTTTAGCGCCGCGTCTTGCAGAGCAGGCAGGTGGCGAGATGGTTGACGATGCTGAGGAAACGGTTGAGCAGATATCGCAAGATCCTGCTACTGATATTGATACTGCACCGGTGCTGCACTGATGTCTGAACATAAAGGTAAGTCTACTCGCGGCACGGATAAAGCGAAGCCTGCATCGCGCACATCAAGTAAAGCCAAACCTGCTGCTGAAAAAAAACCACACAAGCAAACAAGTGAAAGAAAAAAGCCAGCCGTAGCAACAACGACTGTAGCAACTGAAAAATTACAGAAATTATTGGCGCGTGCGGGTTTTGGTTCACGCCGAGAATTGGAAACGTGGATTGCAGAAGGGCGCGTGACCATCAATGACAAAGTAGCCGGATTGGGTGATCGCGCAACTTTAAATGACAAAATTGGCGTGGACGGAAAGCCCATTTCTTCTACGCGTTTAGCTGGCCCGCGCGTGCGTGTGCTGCTGTATAACAAACCAATCGGCGAAATTTGCACACGCTCTGATCCTGAAGGTCGCCCAACCATTTTTGAACATTTGCCAACGCTAGAAAAAGGGCGCTGGATTGCTGTGGGGCGACTGGATATCAACACCAGTGGTTTGTTGATTCTGACTTCAGATGGTGAGTTGGCAAATAAATTAATGCATCCGAGTGCACAAATAGATCGTGAATATTTAGTGCGTGTGATGGGCGCAGTGGATAACGATATGCTGCAACGCCTGCGCGATGGTGTCGAGCTGGATGACGGCATGGCGCGATTTACGGATGTTGGACTTTTGCACAAAGACGAAAGCGAAAGCATTAACCGTTGGTACTGCTGTACTTTGATGGAAGGTCGCAACCGTGAAGTGCGTCGTATGTGGGAATCACAAGGATTGCGTGTTTCTCGGCTAAAGCGCGTGCGTTTTGGGCCTGTGACGCTGGCTAATAAATTACCCGAAGGGCGTTGGCAAGAATTAACGCCAGGTGAAATGGCAATTTTGTATCAGGAAGCTGGCTTACCCGTACCGCCTATATCCGCGCTAACGCCAGCTGACAAAGAAGTAATGAAACGCGAGCAGCGTAAACCTATGCGTTCTAGAGCTTCAGCAGAAAAAATCAGCGGTAGAAAACCGCGTAGAACGATCTAAAAAAGCAGCTCAAAAAAAGAGCTGCTTAAAAAGTTTTTGTTACAAAAGATGGATTTGCTTTCAGCGCAATTTACATTCTGCGAAAAAGTGGCTGAGGCTGATCCACTGAGCACTGATAGTATTCAGTGAAATCATTTAATGATTCGACGGCTTCTTCTAAATTGATGTGCTCGGCCAGTACAAAGCTGCTGACGCCACAGCGCTTCAAGTAACACATCTGCTCGCGCAACACATGACCAAAAACACGGATATCGCCGGTGTAGTTGAAGCGTTGCCGCAACATACGCGCTGTAGTGAAGCCACGGCCATCGGTAAAAATAGGAAAATGGATGGCAATGAGCGGGAGCTTTTGTAGCTGCTCAGTCCACTCGGTTTCAGTAAAATCTTCGCTATCAAACCAAATAGCAATGTCCTTGCGGTCTTTTACACTTTCATAGTGAGTTTTCCATAAAGCGTAAGGCAACATTAATTGCTCACCTTGAGGAATATCAGTGACATCTTTTTCAATCTGTTGCCAGTTACTTGTCACAACAGTGCCGTCTTTGATAATGCGTTGCTCAGGCATAAGCGCGTTCCTTAAACTGATCAATGCCGATGCGACGATAGGTTTCAATAAAGCTTTCACCGTCCAATCGATTTTCTACATAAACATTCAGAATTTTTTCGATAACGAGAGGTACATCATCCTGCGAAAATGAAGGGCCAAGAATATCGCCCAAGGTTGCATTTTTACCAGAGAATCCGCCAAGCGATATTTGATAAAACTCAGCCCCTTTTTTATCAACGCCTAAGATGCCGATATTGCCGACATGGTGATGTCCGCAAGCATTCATGCAGCCAGAAATATTCAGTTCAATATCGCCAAGGTCATACAAATAATCTAAATCATCAAACTTTCTTTGAATGGCTTCAGCAACAGGAATTGACTTTGCATTGGCTAATGCACAATAGCTTCCACCAGGGCAGCAAATAATGTCATTCAGCGTACCAATATTAGGTGCGGCAAAGCCCAGCGGTTTAATTTTTTTCCACAGCTCATGCAGGCGAGTGCCATCAATATCGGCTAAAACAATATTTTGGAAGTGTGTTGTGCGCGCTTCGCCAAAACTGTATTCATCGGCTAAATCAGCAATGGCATCAAACTGTTTGTCCGAGACATCACCAGGAATCACGCCTGTGGGTTTGAGTGATAGCGTGACAATGCGATAGCCAGCTTGTTTGTGCGGGTGCACATTGCGACTCATCCAGTTGGCAAATGCTTTGTCTTCGGCGGCAAGTTTTTCTAATTGTGCAGCGACAGCTGTTT
It includes:
- a CDS encoding ScpA family protein, producing the protein MTTEEAVSTKLSPEQAEMPFAIVHGKGITELPKDLYIPPDALEVILEAFEGPLDLLLYLIRKQNLDILDINVAEITRQYMQYIELMDAMQFELAAEYLVMAAMLAEIKSRVLLPRSSEAEEDEEDPRAQLIRRLQEYERFKQAAEDLDALPREGREVFIGGAEPPERESRRADPAVDMKELLLALAEVLRRADMFESHQVERERLSTRERMSQVLEKLKDGQFMPFVTLFTLKEGKLGVVVTFLAVMELVKESLIELLQTETYGPIHVRAKTS
- the scpB gene encoding SMC-Scp complex subunit ScpB gives rise to the protein MSQFDKVQLKKIVEGLLLASNEPLSVKRIAEVFADQEVFGDAEKPDAEEIQAAIEEIAADCRDHGFELKEVATGWRYQVRQEFALWVGRLWEEKPVRYSRAILETLALIAYRQPITRGDIEEIRGVAVSTAIIKTLMERQWVRIVGHRDVPGRPALYATTRQFLDYFNLKSLDELPSLSEIRDIDKINAELDFGQDQQVIEALAPRLAEQAGGEMVDDAEETVEQISQDPATDIDTAPVLH
- a CDS encoding pseudouridine synthase — encoded protein: MSEHKGKSTRGTDKAKPASRTSSKAKPAAEKKPHKQTSERKKPAVATTTVATEKLQKLLARAGFGSRRELETWIAEGRVTINDKVAGLGDRATLNDKIGVDGKPISSTRLAGPRVRVLLYNKPIGEICTRSDPEGRPTIFEHLPTLEKGRWIAVGRLDINTSGLLILTSDGELANKLMHPSAQIDREYLVRVMGAVDNDMLQRLRDGVELDDGMARFTDVGLLHKDESESINRWYCCTLMEGRNREVRRMWESQGLRVSRLKRVRFGPVTLANKLPEGRWQELTPGEMAILYQEAGLPVPPISALTPADKEVMKREQRKPMRSRASAEKISGRKPRRTI
- a CDS encoding DUF934 domain-containing protein: MPEQRIIKDGTVVTSNWQQIEKDVTDIPQGEQLMLPYALWKTHYESVKDRKDIAIWFDSEDFTETEWTEQLQKLPLIAIHFPIFTDGRGFTTARMLRQRFNYTGDIRVFGHVLREQMCYLKRCGVSSFVLAEHINLEEAVESLNDFTEYYQCSVDQPQPLFRRM